A section of the Triticum dicoccoides isolate Atlit2015 ecotype Zavitan chromosome 7A, WEW_v2.0, whole genome shotgun sequence genome encodes:
- the LOC119332463 gene encoding homeobox-leucine zipper protein HOX18-like yields the protein MERQDLGAWLGLATGGGAVWHTHDGERRPNHPVRLDELFPQHGKEERDQDEQKTGGKGARRKMKVADDEGRSSSSNGPCLSDGGGSDGGGGGGRRKKLRLTKEQCALLEGSFRAHNILSHVQKQELARQLNLSSRQVEVWFQNRRARTKLKQTEVDCEFLRRWCESLTHENQRLKHELLELQRSAAPPVAAGSKLFAQLPRAAAIMNLCPSCEKVAVNN from the exons ATGGAGCGACAGGATCTGGGTGCATGGCTTGGCCTAGCAACAGGCGGCGGCGCCGTGTGGCACACCCACGACGGCGAGCGGCGGCCTAATCATCCTGTCCGGCTCGACGAGCTGTTCCCGCAGCACGGCAAAGAAGAGCGTGATCAAGACGAACAAAAGACGGGAGGGAAAGGTGCAAGGAGGAAGATGAAGGTCGCCGATGACGAGGGCCGATCGTCCTCGTCGAACGGTCCGTGTCTGAGCGATGGCGGTGGCagcgatggtggcggcggcgggggcaggAGGAAGAAGCTCCGGCTCACCAAGGAGCAGTGCGCCCTGCTGGAAGGCAGCTTCCGTGCCCACAACATACTTTCTCAT GTTCAGAAGCAGGAGCTGGCACGGCAGCTGAATCTGAGCTCGAGGCAGGTGGAAGTATGGTTCCAAAATAGAAGAGCCAG GACAAAGCTGAAGCAGACGGAGGTGGACTGCGAGTTCCTGAGGCGGTGGTGCGAGAGCCTGACCCACGAGAACCAGCGGCTGAAGCACGAGCTCCTGGAGCTGCAGCGGTCGGCGGCGCCGCCGGTGGCAGCCGGCTCGAAGCTCTTTGCCCAGCTCCCCAGGGCGGCGGCCATCATGAACTTATGCCCGTCCTGCGAGAAGGTCGCCGTGAATAATTAG